The following are encoded together in the Candidatus Woesebacteria bacterium genome:
- a CDS encoding ATP-dependent Clp protease ATP-binding subunit — protein MEFVRWHYSKGISHYLKSWENIFESTLKYFSFPILFRTLFSPWKRLGKTQKSSGFNWDKFKDDLSFNFASRVVGFLTRTSLIVTAVIVLMFLMTFGVFGLLMWIMFPIASYSKYKSVQKRPEYFVADIVDKAFKSDNPTKNIFDNQAGKFVLDHLGLDIETVLTSSSSHIALDYSNKYVGYAQLLAHLIQGGLFSQNFWRDNDIHSDDMLLAAEIWDTRRLIESGDNSNSTTYIKGIGANLLFGYTPVIDQIGSDLIYERSKAPMLRGRDDVMARIDRILSSKSSMLLVGMPGVGKKTLLLELAKKLDKQYQRLVEVSIVKLTQGIADNNDKKVAIQNMLSEGASAGNVVIVLKNLERITNLEFEGVDYTDVFEEYLSKKNIVLIAISTPEEYEKYLSRNYRLMNYFEKVDLEPLSPEFATQVLIDRAAELESTQGVTIPIPVLRKMVITADNFSSYSPFPQKALELLEASVLYTKQNNSKIVTSEDVITVTSEKTGIPTIALTSQHKHKLANMESHLKEKLIGQDSAIRMISQSLRSRAMDVSTGNKPIGTFLFLGPTGVGKTETAKVLSNVYYGHDDIMRFDMGEYIGMEGLIKLIGSLQMNQPGILTTAIRNKPAGMILFDELEKASKEVFNVLLPLIDEGYIVDAFGRKVDCRNTFVISTSNAGSDLINQLIAQGTTGDELNEQVLDYIIRERIFSPEFINRFDGVVVYQPLTYEELTKVASIKLNILKSRMAEKNIFVELHESLPQKVAIDGYHPTYGARPMNRVVNMTIADLISQAMLSEQVKPGDRVILLPGNEKLEYRLQKI, from the coding sequence ATGGAATTTGTCAGATGGCATTACAGTAAGGGAATTAGTCATTACCTAAAAAGCTGGGAAAATATATTTGAGTCCACGCTCAAATACTTTTCCTTTCCTATTCTTTTTAGAACACTCTTCTCACCATGGAAGAGACTCGGCAAAACGCAAAAAAGTTCTGGGTTCAATTGGGACAAATTCAAAGATGATTTAAGCTTCAATTTTGCTTCCCGAGTCGTAGGTTTTCTTACTCGCACATCACTTATTGTGACTGCTGTAATTGTACTGATGTTTTTAATGACTTTCGGGGTATTTGGTCTACTTATGTGGATAATGTTTCCGATAGCAAGTTATTCTAAATATAAAAGTGTACAAAAAAGACCTGAGTATTTCGTAGCGGACATCGTCGACAAAGCCTTCAAATCCGATAATCCGACAAAAAATATTTTCGACAATCAAGCCGGAAAATTTGTTTTAGATCATTTGGGATTGGATATCGAAACCGTACTGACAAGCTCGTCATCACACATTGCTCTTGATTATTCAAATAAGTACGTAGGATATGCACAACTACTTGCTCATTTAATCCAGGGTGGGTTATTTTCTCAAAATTTCTGGCGCGACAATGATATACACTCCGATGACATGTTGCTTGCCGCAGAGATTTGGGATACACGTAGACTAATTGAATCCGGTGACAATTCCAATTCAACTACCTACATAAAAGGCATCGGTGCTAATTTATTGTTTGGTTATACTCCCGTCATTGACCAGATAGGAAGCGATTTAATATATGAAAGAAGTAAAGCTCCCATGCTTCGAGGTAGAGATGATGTTATGGCGCGAATAGATCGCATCCTTTCCTCAAAATCTAGCATGTTACTTGTGGGAATGCCGGGAGTTGGGAAAAAAACTTTATTACTTGAACTTGCAAAAAAACTCGACAAGCAGTATCAACGTTTGGTCGAGGTAAGCATTGTGAAACTTACTCAAGGAATTGCCGACAACAATGATAAAAAAGTAGCAATCCAAAATATGTTATCCGAGGGAGCCAGTGCGGGAAATGTTGTAATCGTACTAAAAAACTTGGAACGCATAACGAATTTGGAATTTGAAGGAGTCGATTATACCGATGTTTTCGAAGAGTATTTATCCAAAAAAAATATTGTGTTAATTGCCATATCTACACCTGAGGAATACGAGAAATATTTATCAAGGAATTATCGACTTATGAATTATTTTGAGAAAGTTGACCTGGAACCCTTAAGCCCGGAATTTGCAACCCAGGTACTTATTGATCGGGCTGCGGAATTAGAAAGCACTCAAGGTGTTACGATTCCGATTCCCGTATTGAGGAAAATGGTAATAACAGCCGATAATTTTTCCAGCTATTCTCCGTTCCCACAAAAAGCTCTGGAATTATTAGAAGCAAGTGTTTTGTACACTAAACAAAACAATTCAAAAATTGTCACGAGCGAAGATGTTATCACGGTTACATCTGAAAAAACCGGCATACCAACCATCGCATTAACCTCTCAACATAAACATAAATTGGCAAACATGGAAAGCCATTTGAAAGAAAAATTAATAGGTCAGGACAGTGCAATTAGAATGATTTCCCAAAGTCTTAGATCACGCGCCATGGATGTCTCAACCGGCAACAAACCAATCGGAACCTTTTTGTTTCTTGGTCCAACAGGTGTGGGAAAAACAGAAACCGCAAAAGTTTTATCGAATGTCTACTACGGTCACGATGACATTATGCGTTTTGATATGGGGGAATATATCGGCATGGAAGGACTTATTAAATTAATCGGTTCATTGCAGATGAATCAACCCGGAATATTAACGACTGCAATTAGAAACAAACCCGCGGGAATGATTTTATTTGATGAATTGGAAAAAGCCTCAAAAGAAGTATTCAATGTTCTTCTTCCGCTCATAGATGAAGGGTACATCGTAGATGCTTTTGGAAGAAAAGTAGATTGTCGCAATACCTTTGTCATTTCAACATCAAATGCCGGATCGGATTTGATAAACCAACTTATTGCACAAGGTACAACCGGTGATGAATTAAACGAACAGGTATTAGATTATATAATCAGAGAAAGAATTTTTTCACCCGAATTCATTAACCGCTTCGATGGCGTCGTTGTCTACCAACCTTTGACGTACGAAGAATTAACCAAAGTAGCAAGTATAAAGTTAAATATTTTAAAAAGTCGCATGGCTGAGAAAAACATTTTTGTCGAGCTTCACGAAAGTCTACCGCAAAAAGTGGCTATCGACGGATACCATCCAACTTACGGAGCAAGGCCGATGAACAGAGTGGTAAATATGACAATCGCTGATTTGATTTCCCAGGCGATGCTGTCTGAACAAGTTAAGCCAGGTGATAGAGTAATTTTACTTCCGGGAAACGAGAAACTAGAATACAGACTGCAAAAGATTTAA
- the serS gene encoding serine--tRNA ligase, translating into MLDIKFIRENKDLVKKGTADKQMDASLVDKVLALDEKRRNILKEIEVLRADRNKIAKEKNIKKGKEIKEKLKLIEPDLERAEREFNDALNLIPNPASSDVKVGKGEEENEVIKKWGEIPKFDFEPKDHLELGEKLGILSLEDGAKVAGSQFYYLYGDGAMLELALVQYVFEKLRKEGFTPVITPDLAKSRFYLGTGYAPRGDEAQTYMIEGEDLGLIATAEVTLAGKHADEIIPANKLPIKYIGYSHCFRQEAGAYGKYSRGMYRVHQFTKAEMFIYCEPKESNKMHDYLLAMEEAIYQELGLPYRVLKQCTGDLGAMAARKYDIEAWMPGRNDYGEVTSTSNCTDYQARNLNIKYQAKGGKNEYVHMLNGTAIATSRTPIAIIENNQQKDGSVLIPKALQKWMGKERIK; encoded by the coding sequence ATGCTAGATATTAAATTTATTAGAGAAAATAAAGACTTAGTTAAAAAAGGTACTGCTGATAAGCAGATGGATGCGTCCTTGGTTGACAAAGTTTTAGCCCTGGATGAAAAGCGTAGAAATATACTTAAGGAAATTGAAGTTCTTCGTGCCGATAGGAATAAAATTGCCAAAGAGAAAAATATTAAAAAAGGCAAAGAAATTAAAGAAAAATTAAAACTAATCGAACCGGATCTTGAAAGGGCCGAAAGGGAGTTTAATGATGCACTTAATCTGATACCCAATCCCGCTTCCAGTGATGTAAAGGTGGGTAAGGGTGAGGAGGAAAATGAAGTAATTAAAAAATGGGGAGAAATTCCAAAATTTGATTTTGAACCTAAAGATCATTTAGAGTTGGGTGAAAAACTCGGGATACTCAGTCTCGAGGATGGCGCAAAAGTTGCAGGATCTCAGTTTTATTATCTTTATGGTGATGGTGCAATGCTCGAATTGGCGCTCGTACAATACGTTTTCGAGAAATTAAGAAAAGAAGGGTTTACTCCTGTTATTACTCCGGATTTGGCTAAATCAAGATTTTATTTAGGAACTGGATACGCTCCGCGTGGCGATGAAGCTCAAACTTATATGATTGAAGGAGAAGACTTGGGTCTTATTGCAACTGCTGAGGTTACATTGGCAGGTAAACATGCAGACGAAATTATTCCCGCAAACAAATTACCGATCAAATATATCGGTTATTCGCATTGTTTCAGGCAAGAGGCAGGAGCGTATGGCAAGTATTCGAGAGGAATGTATCGGGTACATCAATTTACAAAAGCTGAGATGTTTATTTACTGTGAACCTAAAGAGTCAAATAAGATGCACGATTACTTATTGGCTATGGAAGAAGCAATCTACCAAGAATTGGGTTTGCCATATCGAGTTTTGAAACAATGCACTGGAGATCTGGGGGCTATGGCTGCCAGGAAATATGATATAGAAGCCTGGATGCCGGGAAGAAACGATTATGGCGAAGTAACCTCCACATCAAACTGTACCGATTATCAGGCAAGAAATTTAAATATTAAATATCAGGCAAAGGGAGGCAAAAATGAATATGTACATATGTTAAATGGCACAGCAATTGCAACCTCGCGTACGCCAATTGCAATAATTGAAAACAATCAGCAAAAGGACGGAAGCGTTCTAATCCCCAAAGCGCTTCAGAAATGGATGGGGAAGGAGAGGATTAAATGA
- a CDS encoding histidine phosphatase family protein, with protein MAKILVARHAESIANTKGIYQGQTYNTGLSPLGKKQAKALAESLTRDIDQIISSPLKRTMETARIVSQKIGVEVVYEHAIIETNHGEWEGKNIKWIKNNYPEVFDLWQNMPSKAVFPFGEKFVETAGRVRNYIMGKTWQGNSLLITHDNIVRVMVCMAEKRPIDDLWKFKLDPAAVTEFDIVGVNGSKELKLVKLNDTEHLTKLRSDLSSHAL; from the coding sequence ATGGCAAAAATATTAGTGGCAAGACACGCTGAAAGTATTGCAAACACAAAAGGGATTTATCAAGGCCAGACTTATAACACTGGGCTTTCTCCGCTTGGCAAAAAACAAGCAAAAGCACTTGCGGAAAGTTTGACACGGGATATAGACCAAATAATATCCAGTCCATTAAAACGAACCATGGAAACCGCACGAATCGTTTCCCAAAAAATCGGCGTTGAAGTTGTCTATGAACACGCAATAATCGAAACCAATCACGGCGAATGGGAGGGAAAAAACATTAAATGGATCAAAAACAATTATCCCGAGGTATTTGATTTATGGCAAAATATGCCATCAAAAGCTGTTTTTCCCTTTGGTGAGAAGTTTGTTGAAACAGCAGGTAGAGTGAGAAATTATATTATGGGTAAAACGTGGCAGGGAAATTCTTTGCTAATTACTCACGATAACATTGTGCGTGTCATGGTATGTATGGCCGAAAAAAGGCCAATTGACGATTTATGGAAATTTAAACTTGATCCTGCTGCTGTGACCGAATTTGATATCGTTGGAGTAAATGGCAGTAAAGAACTAAAACTCGTCAAGTTAAACGACACTGAGCATTTGACCAAACTGCGTTCCGATTTAAGTTCACATGCTTTGTGA
- a CDS encoding HDIG domain-containing protein, translated as MTRDQAINLLHKHITNINLRRHCYAVEAVMRSLAKRFGEDEDIWGLAGLIHDVDYEETKETAKKEHTIRALKWLDELEAHSDVKSAVAEHAWNYVDGAPQPSTRMAWSLYTCDELTGLIVAVALVKPEKKLSAVTVGSIQSKWKQKAFAAGVDRQQIKMCEERLGIALEEFIEIALTSMQNIHEDLGL; from the coding sequence ATGACGAGAGATCAAGCAATAAATTTACTTCATAAGCATATTACAAACATTAACTTGCGTAGACATTGCTATGCTGTGGAAGCCGTCATGCGTTCTCTTGCTAAAAGATTTGGTGAAGATGAGGATATATGGGGTTTGGCGGGACTGATTCACGATGTTGATTATGAAGAAACAAAAGAAACTGCAAAAAAAGAACATACAATAAGAGCTCTGAAATGGCTTGATGAACTGGAAGCTCACTCGGATGTTAAATCGGCAGTCGCTGAGCATGCATGGAATTATGTAGACGGTGCTCCTCAACCAAGTACACGTATGGCATGGAGTTTGTATACATGTGATGAACTTACCGGGTTAATCGTTGCGGTTGCTCTGGTTAAACCCGAGAAGAAACTATCAGCCGTCACTGTTGGGTCAATTCAAAGTAAATGGAAACAAAAAGCATTTGCAGCCGGAGTTGATAGACAGCAGATAAAAATGTGTGAGGAAAGACTCGGTATTGCACTGGAGGAATTTATCGAGATCGCATTAACTTCAATGCAAAATATCCATGAAGATTTGGGCCTGTGA
- the lysS gene encoding lysine--tRNA ligase, whose translation MKNSRLEEIRSIKLAKVAKLREMGIDPYPASAKKDFSNSYILNNYSKFEGKEISLAGRLVGLREHGNIAFGHIQDETGKLQVFVQKKTLHETSREKQNLGFTDFIKLTDVGDFLEVNGVVGKTVRGEISLIPSEIKILTKSVRPLPEKWHGIKDEELRYRQRYIDLLVNDDLKDLFRKKAMFWQSIRNFMIDKGFLEVETPVLENTAGGADANPFVTHHAAFDINLYLRISMGELWQKRLMVAGFEKTFEIGRQFRNEGLSREHLQDYTQMEFYWAYASYVDSMQLVEEMYKYVAQKVFGSLKFKINGFSINLDTKWEKIDYVDSIKAKMGIDVSVASIDDLKNKLNELKIRFEKSDTQGRLIDLLWKQVRKEIGGPVFLVGHPVLVSPLSKRLEDRPEFTQRYQIILAGSEMGNGYSELNDPVDQQERFKAQQGMRDEGDKEAQMHDYDFVQALEFGMPPVTGFGVSERLFSFLADLPVREAVLFPLLKPESIKKVKKQEK comes from the coding sequence ATGAAAAATAGTAGATTAGAAGAAATTAGATCAATAAAACTTGCAAAAGTAGCTAAATTGCGTGAGATGGGCATTGATCCTTATCCGGCAAGCGCTAAGAAAGATTTTTCGAATTCTTATATATTAAATAACTACTCGAAGTTTGAAGGCAAAGAAATTTCGCTTGCGGGGCGATTGGTTGGATTGCGTGAGCATGGAAATATTGCCTTTGGTCATATTCAGGATGAAACGGGAAAATTGCAAGTATTTGTACAAAAAAAGACATTACATGAAACATCTCGTGAAAAACAAAACTTAGGTTTTACCGATTTTATAAAGTTGACTGATGTCGGAGACTTTTTGGAGGTTAATGGTGTGGTCGGGAAAACAGTCCGCGGTGAAATATCGCTAATACCTAGCGAAATAAAAATATTGACCAAATCAGTACGGCCTCTTCCCGAAAAATGGCACGGCATCAAAGATGAAGAATTGCGATATAGGCAAAGATATATCGATTTATTGGTTAACGACGACCTGAAGGATCTGTTTAGAAAAAAAGCCATGTTTTGGCAGAGTATCAGAAACTTCATGATCGATAAAGGTTTTCTTGAGGTCGAGACTCCGGTTTTGGAAAATACCGCAGGCGGTGCCGATGCTAATCCGTTTGTAACCCACCATGCCGCTTTTGATATCAATCTTTATTTAAGGATTTCTATGGGAGAACTGTGGCAAAAAAGATTGATGGTCGCCGGCTTTGAAAAAACATTCGAGATAGGTAGACAATTTAGAAACGAAGGATTAAGCCGTGAGCATCTTCAGGATTATACGCAAATGGAATTTTACTGGGCTTATGCCAGTTATGTTGATTCGATGCAACTTGTCGAAGAAATGTATAAGTACGTTGCGCAAAAAGTTTTTGGTAGTCTTAAATTTAAAATAAATGGATTTTCGATTAATTTGGATACCAAATGGGAAAAAATCGATTATGTAGATTCAATCAAGGCAAAGATGGGGATTGATGTATCGGTGGCAAGCATAGATGATCTCAAAAACAAGCTTAACGAATTAAAGATTAGATTTGAAAAAAGTGATACACAGGGGAGATTAATTGATTTATTGTGGAAACAGGTAAGAAAAGAAATTGGCGGTCCTGTTTTTCTCGTTGGGCATCCGGTTTTAGTGTCGCCCTTATCAAAGCGATTGGAAGATCGACCTGAATTTACCCAAAGGTATCAGATAATATTAGCTGGAAGTGAGATGGGGAATGGCTATAGTGAGTTAAACGATCCGGTTGACCAACAAGAAAGATTTAAGGCGCAGCAAGGCATGCGCGATGAAGGCGACAAAGAAGCGCAGATGCATGATTATGATTTCGTGCAAGCACTCGAATTTGGTATGCCTCCTGTTACCGGTTTTGGTGTTAGTGAGAGATTGTTTTCATTTCTAGCCGATTTACCTGTCCGTGAAGCAGTTCTTTTTCCTTTGCTCAAACCCGAAAGCATTAAGAAAGTAAAAAAACAAGAGAAATGA
- a CDS encoding M20/M25/M40 family metallo-hydrolase: MNKIIDTFCDLVRIDSPSGHEEEIRKYITNRLTKLDVNFRVDEEGNVFAKIGEGRKPVVLSCHMDTVEPGRGIKPVVNNGIITSGGKTILGADNKVCIAAILETLDNLQLNHRPLELVFSVREETDSGISKFDFRQLHATSGIVADSSSELGTIITASPWITDLKMEFVGKLAHSSIPEKGRNVLIPTIDALSLMTIGRVDKLTTCNIGLIKGGTATNTIPGSISIEGEIRSFSFATFNETLVKTRNVFEAQVSSGVKLIYEEKPYSEGYRLAKNDRCLGDVKKAFAKLGIKPKYKNSFGGSDANAFIKNGIKVINIGDGSKDAHTTSESVEISKLIQLGELYNAYVSINT, from the coding sequence ATGAATAAAATTATTGATACTTTTTGCGACTTGGTACGGATTGATAGCCCGTCGGGTCACGAAGAGGAAATACGAAAATATATTACCAACAGATTAACCAAACTCGATGTGAATTTCAGGGTTGATGAGGAGGGTAATGTGTTTGCAAAAATCGGTGAAGGTCGTAAACCGGTGGTGCTTTCATGTCATATGGATACGGTGGAACCCGGACGCGGTATTAAACCGGTAGTTAATAACGGCATTATTACAAGTGGTGGAAAAACGATATTGGGTGCGGATAACAAAGTGTGTATCGCAGCGATTTTAGAGACCCTTGATAATTTGCAGCTCAACCATCGACCACTTGAGTTGGTTTTTAGTGTCAGGGAAGAAACGGATAGTGGAATAAGTAAGTTTGATTTTCGTCAATTACACGCTACAAGCGGAATTGTTGCCGACAGCTCTTCCGAATTGGGTACTATAATTACTGCCTCACCTTGGATTACTGATTTAAAAATGGAGTTTGTCGGAAAACTGGCACATTCATCTATTCCAGAGAAAGGAAGAAATGTGCTTATTCCGACTATTGATGCTTTGTCGTTAATGACCATTGGAAGAGTCGACAAATTAACTACGTGTAATATCGGACTAATAAAAGGAGGAACCGCAACAAATACTATACCCGGAAGTATTAGTATTGAAGGTGAAATACGAAGCTTTTCATTCGCGACATTTAACGAGACATTGGTAAAAACCCGCAATGTTTTCGAAGCACAAGTAAGCAGTGGTGTCAAATTAATATATGAGGAAAAACCATATAGTGAAGGGTATCGTTTAGCCAAAAACGATAGGTGTTTGGGAGATGTAAAAAAAGCATTTGCTAAACTGGGAATAAAACCGAAATACAAAAATTCGTTTGGTGGTAGTGATGCTAACGCCTTTATTAAAAATGGTATAAAAGTAATTAATATTGGCGATGGAAGCAAAGATGCGCATACAACAAGCGAATCAGTAGAGATAAGTAAACTAATTCAACTGGGTGAATTGTATAATGCTTATGTTTCCATAAACACATAA
- the greA gene encoding transcription elongation factor GreA: MNQNNQNIQLTDKGLSSLKKELNELVNLKRPKLVERLAGARADGDLKENSNYHSAREELGFLDGRIEELEYVIKNASIIDDSAITNGVAIGTSVKLKVNEKEVVFHIVGEWEADPMQKKISHASPLGQALVGRKVGEKVDVDAPAGKVVYEVLAID; this comes from the coding sequence ATGAATCAAAATAATCAAAATATACAATTGACCGACAAAGGTCTAAGTTCGCTTAAAAAAGAACTGAATGAATTAGTAAATCTCAAACGTCCAAAATTGGTCGAGAGATTGGCTGGTGCGCGTGCAGATGGTGATTTGAAAGAAAATAGTAACTATCACAGCGCACGGGAAGAGCTTGGGTTTTTAGACGGAAGAATCGAGGAATTAGAGTATGTGATAAAAAACGCAAGCATTATTGATGATTCGGCGATTACTAATGGAGTTGCTATTGGAACGAGCGTCAAACTTAAAGTTAACGAAAAAGAAGTGGTCTTTCATATCGTCGGAGAATGGGAAGCGGATCCGATGCAGAAAAAAATTTCTCACGCGTCTCCTCTTGGCCAAGCCTTGGTTGGTCGGAAAGTCGGAGAAAAAGTTGATGTTGATGCACCGGCAGGCAAAGTCGTCTATGAAGTTCTGGCAATTGATTAA
- a CDS encoding SDR family oxidoreductase, translating to MELKDKIVVITGSSSGIGRTTAIRFAQEGARVVVNYNINKKGGEETLRDVKKYSEGLLIQADVSKPDDIKRLFQKIEKKYGTVHILINNAAIPNDKVPYLEASYEDIVELVHTDLIGPMLCSQIAIGYMQKQGFGKILNTSSIRGAEHGGRSIVYAASKSGINSFSKTLAKMVSPIIQVNAVAPGFVKTRNYDKMTKEQTDMFIEQTYLKRWVTEHEIADAFVFLAKNDAMTGQVIYVDAGFTLK from the coding sequence ATGGAATTGAAAGATAAAATCGTAGTTATTACTGGTTCCTCAAGTGGTATTGGGAGAACCACAGCTATCAGATTTGCTCAAGAAGGAGCAAGGGTTGTCGTTAATTACAATATCAATAAAAAAGGTGGAGAAGAAACACTTAGAGATGTGAAAAAATATTCTGAAGGTTTATTAATTCAAGCTGATGTTTCAAAACCAGACGATATAAAACGATTATTTCAAAAGATTGAAAAAAAGTATGGAACAGTTCATATTTTAATAAACAACGCTGCAATTCCTAACGACAAAGTGCCCTACCTCGAGGCGTCTTACGAAGATATTGTTGAACTAGTTCACACTGACTTAATCGGGCCTATGCTCTGCTCCCAAATTGCAATTGGGTATATGCAGAAGCAAGGATTTGGTAAGATCTTAAACACAAGCTCAATTAGAGGCGCTGAACACGGTGGCAGGTCAATAGTTTATGCAGCTTCAAAATCCGGTATAAATAGTTTTAGTAAAACACTGGCAAAAATGGTTTCTCCAATAATTCAAGTTAACGCAGTTGCTCCAGGTTTTGTCAAAACTAGAAATTACGACAAAATGACCAAGGAACAAACGGATATGTTTATAGAACAAACTTATTTGAAAAGATGGGTAACGGAACATGAAATCGCCGATGCATTTGTGTTCCTTGCAAAAAATGATGCAATGACTGGGCAGGTCATTTATGTTGATGCAGGGTTTACTTTGAAATAG
- a CDS encoding Type 1 glutamine amidotransferase-like domain-containing protein produces the protein MKLFLASEAKHPQSIEKMNEFIGGFEGKSIAYIPTAANGENPYGEWEKESSTWKLVNTLGAKVTPVVLEDYKDKSVVEILKGKDIIWFHGGACGYLMYWIRRCELDKHLPKLLEEGSMYVGSSAGSMITASTLKVTEWYLGESEPGASIFPGFGFVDFEIYPHFEDGMLPEIKKHWNGGKICLLKNGEVITVVDGKVTILGEKRFLEGETK, from the coding sequence ATGAAACTGTTTTTGGCGTCAGAAGCAAAACACCCCCAAAGCATTGAAAAAATGAACGAATTCATTGGTGGTTTTGAAGGAAAATCTATTGCCTATATTCCCACAGCCGCTAACGGTGAAAATCCATATGGAGAATGGGAGAAAGAAAGCTCAACTTGGAAATTAGTAAATACGTTAGGTGCAAAAGTAACGCCCGTCGTACTTGAAGATTACAAAGACAAAAGTGTTGTCGAAATATTAAAGGGCAAAGATATTATATGGTTTCACGGAGGTGCGTGTGGTTACCTCATGTATTGGATTAGAAGATGTGAACTAGATAAACATTTACCTAAATTATTAGAAGAAGGTAGCATGTATGTCGGATCAAGTGCGGGAAGCATGATTACAGCTTCAACATTAAAAGTAACCGAGTGGTATTTGGGAGAATCCGAACCCGGAGCTAGTATTTTCCCAGGCTTTGGTTTTGTTGATTTTGAGATCTATCCTCATTTTGAAGATGGCATGCTTCCTGAAATTAAAAAACATTGGAACGGGGGAAAAATATGTTTACTGAAAAATGGAGAAGTAATTACTGTTGTTGATGGCAAAGTTACGATTCTGGGTGAAAAAAGATTTCTGGAAGGAGAAACAAAATGA
- a CDS encoding alpha/beta hydrolase, with the protein MKNAIIFHGTGCTPKSYWFPKTKEHLEKLGFDVWVPQLPDANNPDISKWLPIALSGKYTRDTVVIGHSAGGPLVLSVLENIDVTIHKAVIVAGFARKLRYDKEHKTKQLILQSRYNWKKIKSSAKDIIYINSDNDPWTIDDEEGLYMWRKTGGTLILRSDEGHMGSDRFKQPYTRFPLIERLLEIKYTRSSVDGSDKK; encoded by the coding sequence ATGAAAAATGCAATAATATTTCACGGAACTGGGTGTACACCTAAATCTTATTGGTTTCCAAAGACCAAAGAGCATTTAGAAAAATTAGGTTTCGATGTATGGGTTCCTCAACTTCCGGATGCAAATAACCCCGATATATCAAAATGGCTACCTATTGCGTTGAGTGGAAAATACACAAGAGACACTGTCGTTATTGGCCATTCAGCAGGTGGTCCTTTGGTGTTAAGTGTTCTGGAAAATATTGATGTTACTATTCATAAGGCAGTAATTGTTGCTGGATTTGCAAGAAAATTAAGGTACGATAAAGAACATAAAACTAAACAACTAATATTACAGTCAAGGTACAATTGGAAGAAAATTAAATCCTCAGCAAAAGATATTATTTACATTAATTCAGATAACGATCCTTGGACCATTGACGATGAAGAGGGTTTGTATATGTGGAGAAAAACTGGAGGCACTCTTATACTTCGGTCTGATGAAGGGCATATGGGATCAGATAGATTTAAACAGCCTTATACCAGATTTCCATTAATTGAAAGGTTATTAGAGATTAAGTATACACGTTCATCAGTTGATGGATCAGACAAAAAATGA
- a CDS encoding GNAT family N-acetyltransferase yields the protein MKNHIELLVVEKLTADQQRDVAYLQKIAFPDVSDEEDEEDFYHHKSAHILAYLDGKLVGWAGIHETEQIFEEKRIKLGGYGICTHPNYWGKGIAGKVSQKAMDYLTNKRCEVGFLSVDFNNEVSLRLHKKHDFVMLHRKFSWTNSKGELKKDTGGMIAPISSRELFKYILEGKDTLYVGNGYW from the coding sequence ATGAAAAATCATATCGAATTATTAGTTGTTGAAAAATTAACTGCTGATCAACAACGAGATGTTGCTTATTTACAAAAAATAGCATTTCCGGACGTAAGTGACGAGGAAGACGAGGAAGATTTTTATCATCATAAATCAGCGCATATACTAGCATATTTGGACGGTAAACTGGTTGGGTGGGCAGGTATACACGAAACAGAACAAATCTTTGAGGAAAAAAGGATTAAACTTGGAGGTTATGGAATCTGTACCCATCCTAATTATTGGGGGAAAGGAATAGCTGGAAAAGTTTCTCAAAAAGCAATGGACTATCTAACAAACAAGAGGTGTGAAGTAGGATTTTTATCAGTCGATTTTAACAACGAAGTATCATTAAGACTTCACAAAAAACACGACTTCGTTATGTTGCATAGAAAGTTTTCTTGGACTAATTCTAAAGGCGAACTCAAGAAAGATACAGGAGGAATGATTGCCCCAATAAGTTCTCGGGAACTTTTTAAATACATACTTGAGGGTAAAGACACTCTTTATGTGGGTAATGGTTATTGGTAA